The genomic region GCTGAGGGGTGCCTGCATGCTGGTCACCCTTGAACCGTGCAACCACACCGGGCGGACAGGGCCGTGTGCGGAAGCGATCGTGGCGGCCGGTATCGCCAAAGTCGTCTACATCGAGCCGGATCCGAATCCGGAGGCATCCGGCGGTGCCGAGTACCTGCGCCGGCACGGGGTGGAAGTGCACCACAAGACCTACGACGTGACCGGACTTGCGCCATGGTTGACGGCGGTGCGCCATGGCCGGGTGTCGGTCACCGCCAAGTTCGCCGCTACCCTCGACGGGTTCGTGGCTGCGCCGGACGGGTCGAGCCAGTGGATCACCGGTCCGATCACCCGCGAGTGGGTGCATGAGGATCGCTCGCGGGTGGACGCGATCATCATCGGCACCGGAACGGCCTTGGCTGATAACCCGTCGTTGACTGCCCGGAAAGCTGACGGATCGTTGGCGGAGAGGCAGCCGCGCAGGGTGGTCGTCGGCACGCGTGAGGTACCGGAGGGCAATCTGACCCGGCTTGGGTTCGAGCGGTACGCCACCCCGCAGGAGGCACTCGATGCGCTGTGGGAGACCGGGGCGCGGCACGTCATCGTAGAAGGCGGGCCGACGCTTATGCGCAGCGTGTTCGAGCTCGGCGTGGTCGACGCGATTCACGCATACGTCGCCCCGATGCTTTTCGGGGCTGGACGCAGCATGATCGATGGACCATTGGTGGGCACGCTTGCGCAGGCGCAACGCTATGAGATCGACTACGTCGACTACACCAGTAACGACGACGTGCTCATTGCGCTTCGCCGTTGCGAAGAGTGCGAGGAAGAGGAGACTTAATGTTCACGGGTTTGGTGGAGGAAGTGGGCAGCGTCGAGAAGCTGGAACGGCTCGATGAGGCCGTGCGACTCACGGTGCGAGGACCGAAAGTCACTGCTGATGCCCAGCCGGGCGATTCGATCGCGGTCGACGGCGTGTGTCTAACGGTCGTGGAGGCTGCAGGTGACGTGTTCACCGCCGACGTCATGCAGGAAACGCTGAACCGCTCCCGCTTGGGCAGCTACGAGGTCGGCTCGAACGTCAACCTCGAGCGAGCCCTGGCGGCGGGGGCGCGAATGGGTGGCCACATCGTGCAGGGGCATGTCGACGGTGTCGGCGAGCTCATCTCCCGTGAAAGTTCAGAGCACTGGGACGTGCTGCGTTTCTCGTTGCCCGAGCAGCTCACGCGCTACATCGTGGAGAAGGGCTCGATCGCGCTCAACGGCACCTCGCTGACAGTCTCTGCGGTAAGCGCGGACTACGTGGAGGTCTCGCTCATCCCGACGACGTTGGCTGAAACGACATTCGGTGAGTTGGCCGTCGGCGAGCCGGTGAACATGGAAGTTGACGTGGTGGCCAAATACGTCGAAAAAATGGTGGCGGGCTACCATTAGTCCCCATGAGCGACACCCTGCGACTGGATTCTATTGATCACGCCGTGGCAGCCATCGCCCGCGGTGGGGCGGTCGTGGTTGTCGACGATGAAGACCGTGAAAACGAGGGCGACCTCATCTTCGCAGCAGATCACGCAACGCCTGAGCTCGTTGCGTTCATGGTGCGCTATTCCTCCGGCTACATCTGCGTGTCCATGGAGGACTCCCGCGCCAGTGAACTGAACCTGCCGCCGATGGTGGCGCAGAACGAGGACGCACGCGGCACGGCCTATGCCGTGACCGTGGATGCGGCGACGGGAACGACGGGGATTTCAGCCCGCTCGCGCGCAGAGACGATCCGCCGGCTCGCCGACCCGAACTGTGGCCCGGAGGCGTTCACCCGACCCGGTCACATTGTTCCGCTGCGTGCCCGCGCCGGCGGGGTGCTCGCCCGCGACGGGCACACCGAGGCCGCTGTCGATCTTTCCCGCACGGCCGGCTGTGCGCCGGTGGGCGTGCTGTGCGAGATCGTGTCCGAAGACGACCCGACCGACATGGCGCGCGGGCCTGAACTGCGCCGCTTCGCCGACGAGCACGGCCTACCAATGATCTCGATCGCGCAGCTCATTAAGTACCGTCGCCGCACCGAGCCAATGGTCGAGCGAGCAGCTACGACAACATTGCCCACTGATTACGGCGTGTTCACGGCGTACGGTTACCGCGCGCTTGTCGACGGCACCGAGCACGTCGCCCTCGTCGTCGGCGACGTCACCGAGGCGGGCGGGGACGACGAAGTGTTGGTCCGTGTCCACTCGGAGTGCCTGACGGGGGATGCGTTCTCCTCGACGCGTTGCGACTGCGGCCCGCAGCTGCACGAGTCCATGCGCCGGATCCAAGCCGCCGGGCGCGGTGTGATCGTGTACGTGCGCGGGCACGAGGGTCGCGGTATCGGACTGGTGGCCAAACTGCAGGCCTACCGTCTGCAGGACGACGGGCTCGATACCGTCGACGCGAACTTGGAGCAGGGTTTGCCGATCGACGCGCGGGAATACTCCGTTGCCGGCCACATCCTCGCCGATCTCGGCGTAGCCTCGGCGGAGGTGCTGTCCAACAACCCGGACAAGGTGGAGGCCTTGAGCGGTTTTGGACCTGTCATTGCCGGACGCACCCGCATTGAAATCGCCCCCTCCCACGACAACATTTACTACCTGCGCACAAAGCGCGACCGGATGGGCCATGACCTGCCGCTGGTCACCGAATGGGAACGCACGCACGGTGTGTGAAGCTCTCATTCACACAGGCAAAAGAAGGGAAAGAAACCGTATGGCTACGACCGGAGCGCCCCAGCTCGCACAGTTGAATGCCGAGGGAATGTCGGTGGCGGTGGTGGTGACGGAGTGGAACGCAGGCATCGTCGATAAGCTGCGCGACCGCGCCGTGACCGCCGCAGGCGACGCTGGCGCGAAGGTCGAAGTCTTTTCTGTCGCTGGCGCGCTGGAGCTGCCGGTTGTCGTGCAGGCGTGCGCGAAGCGTTTCGACGCCGTCGTCGCCCTCGGCTGCGTCATCCGAGGTGAAACGGCCCACTTCGATTATGTCTGCGATTCTGTGACGGAGGGCCTCACCCGGGTGGCGCTCGATGAGGAAGTGCCTGTGGGCAACGGTGTCCTCACCGTCGACAATGAGCAGCAAGCACTTGACCGCGCCGGCGGCAAAGGCGCGAAGGAAGACAAGGGCGCAGAAGCTGTTGCTGCGGCGCTCGGTGCAGCTAAGACGCTGGCGCAGGTGCGCACATTTCCGCTTTTGGCCCGCGACTAGCGCGAACACTAGGATAGCCAGTGAGATGAGCCCTGACACCAGTTCCGACAGCCCCGAGATGACCAGCCCTGACAAGCGGGCGCCGTTGAGCGATGAGGAACTCGCATACTTCAACGCTCTTGACCCTCACGCCGTGACCTCGACGAAGCCGTGGGAGTTCGAAGCAACGTCTCCGGCACTCAAGCGCATTGCGGTGATCGCCATCGTGGTGATCATGGCTGTGCACATCTTCATGGGGGCAGTCGTCGACATCGAGTTCACAGGCGCCGCTATCACGACACTGGACAAGCTCGCTTTCCCGGGCATCGGCCTGATTCTGTCCGCATTCACCTGGTGGGGCTTGTCGCGGCCACGTGTGCGGGCGAACGAGGACGGCGTGGAGGTGCGCAACATCATCGGCACACGCTTCTACCCGTGGGTGGTCATCTACGGTTTGGCATTCCCGCGTGGGTCGCGCATGGCGCGGTTGGAGTTGCCGGAGTTCGAATACGTGCCGCTGTGGGCGATCCAGTCCGCCGACAAAGAACGCGCTGTGGCTGCGGTGAAGGACTTCCGCGAGCTCGAAGCCCAGTACATGCCCGAGGACTAGATGGCTAACCCAGAGTCCTACCGCCCGGCACCGGGAACAATCCCCACTGATCCGGGCGTCTACAAATTCCGTGACGGCGCCGGCCGCGTCGTCTACGTGGGCAAGGCGAAGAACCTGCGCTCCCGGCTGAACAACTACTTCCAGCCGCCGCAAACGCTCCACCCGCGCACGCGTCAGATGGTCTTCACGGCTGCCAAGGTCGAGTGGACGGTCGTAGCCAGCGAGGTCGAGGCGCTGCAGCTCGAATACACGTGGATCAAACGGTACGACCCGTGGTTCAACGTCATGTACCGCGACGACAAGACCTACCCAATGCTCGCGGTGAGCGTGGGGGAGAAGTACCCGCGGGCATTCTTCTACCGCGGTCCGCGCCGCAAAGGCGTGCGTTACTTCGGCCCCTTCTCGCATGCGTGGGCGGTGCGCGAAACCCTCGACCTGCTCACGCGCGTGTTCCCGATTCGCACGTGCTCCAACGGCGTGTACAACCGGCACGAGCAGCTGGGGCGGCCGTGCCTACTGGGGTACATCGACAAATGCTCAGCGCCGTGCGTGTCGCGCGTGAGCGAGCCGGAGTACGACGACATTGTGAACGGCTTCATGGGCTTCATGTCCGGCCGCACCGATGCCGTAGTGAAGGGTCTCACCTCCCAGATGATGGAGGCGAGCGAGAACCTCGAGTTCGAAAAAGCCGCCCGGCTGCGCGACGATCTGGGCGCCGTGAACAAAGTGATGGAGAAGCAGACGGTCGTGCTGTCCATCGACACTGATGCGGATGTCATCGCCTTCGACACCGACGAGCTCGAGGCCGCCGTGCAGATCTTCACCGTCCGCGACGGGCGCATCCGTTCCCAACGCGGGTGGGTCGTGGAGAAGACCGGTGATGAGCCGGGCTCCATGGAGCGTCTCGACGAAGGCCAGGACGACCCCGCCCTGCCCGTCCTCATGCAGAACTTCCTCGTGCAGTACTACTCCGATGCCGTTGAGCGGATGGAGCAGGAGCAAGCTGAAGACGAGCGTTTGGCTGCGAAAAAAGTCCGCCGCCGCGGCGTGGACCAAGAGTCGCGCGCACAGGTGAAGCCGCCAATGCCGGTGCCGCGTGAGATCCTCGTGGAGGTCATGCCGGCGGAGGCGGAGGAGACCCAGGCTCTGCTGGAGAAGTTGCGCGGCGGGCCAGTGTCATTTCGCGTGCCGCAGCGCGGCGACAAGAAGTCTCTCATGGAGACCGTGCACCGCAACGCGAAGGAGTCACTGCGCCAGCACAAGCTCAAGCGCGTCGGCGACCTCACTGCGCGCTCCCAGGCGTTGCAGGACATTCAAGACGCGTTGATGATGGACGAGGCCCCGTTGCGCATTGAGTGCACCGATATCTCCCACATCCAGGGCACTGATGTCGTGGCGTCTCTCGTCGTCTTCGAAGACGGACTGCCCAAAAAGGCGGACTACCGCCGCTACCGCATCAAGGAAGCCGCGGGCGACGGGCGTTCGGATGACGTCGGCTCCATTGCGGAAGTCACCCGCCGCCGCTTCAAGCGCCACAACGAAGATAAGCTGGCCAACCCGGAAGAAAGCGACCAGGTCTTCGACGACGAAGAAGACTCAGCAGTGGAATCCACAGGCAACAAGCGCTTCGCCTACCCGCCGCAGCTGTTCATCGTCGACGGCGGCAAGCCGCAGGTCAACGCCGCCCAAGCGGTGTTCGATGAGTTGGGCATTGTAGACGTCACTCTCATCGGCCTGGCCAAGCGCCTCGAGGAAGTGTGGGTGCCCGACGACGACGAACCGCTCATCCTCCCGCGCAACTCCGAGGGCATGTACCTGCTGCAGCAGATCCGCGACGAAGCCCACCGCTTCGCCATTACCTACCACCGGCAGCAGCGGTCGAAGCGAATGCGGGCGTCTGCCCTCGACGGTATCCCCGGCCTCGGCCCAGCCCGCCGCAGCGACTTGGTGAAGCACTTCGGCAGTGTGAAGAAGCTCAAAGCAGCCAGCGCCGAAGAGATTGAGGAAGTGCCGGGAATCGGCCCGAAACTGGCGGAGACGGTGTGGCAGCATTTGCGCAAGGATCCGTCGTCAAGCGAATAGCTTAAAATGGTGTCCATGGCATCTGAACTGCGACCAGTGATCATCACCGGCATGTCCGGCGGAGGGCTGTCCTCGGCGGCGCGCGTCTTCGAGGACAAGGGGTACTTCGTCTCCCAGAACCTGCCGCCGCAGCTGATCATCGAGCTGATGGACCTCGCGGCGGAGAAGAGCTCGCCCGTGGACAAGCTCGCCGTGGTGACAGATGTGCGCGCCCGCATCTTCAAGGGTTCGCTCATGGACGTCATTGACAAGGCGCACGAACGCGGTTACAACCCCTTCGTGCTCTTCCTCGAGGCCCGGGATGATGTGCTGATCAAGCGGTTCGACAGTGTGCGCCGCACCCACCCGCTGCAGGACGACAATCCGCTGCATGTCGGGATCACCCGCGAGCGGGCAGAGTTGGCGCGCGTGCGTCAGGCAGCAGACGTGATCATTGACTCGTCCAACCTGTCCATCCACGATCTGCGCCGCGCCATCGAAGCGTCTGTCGGTGACCTGGATTCAACGAAGCAGCACGTGACCATTGAATCCTTCGGTTTCAAGCATGGCTCGCCGCGCGACGCGGACCTTGTGTTCGATGTGCGCTTTCTGCCGAACCCGTACTGGATCGAGGAGCTGCGTGATTTCCGCGGTATTGATGCCCCTGTCAGCGATTATGTGCTGTCGCGGCCAGGCGCTGATGAGTTCGTCGACGGTGTGGTGAACCTGCTCAGCTCCATGATGGCTGGTTACAAGCACGAGGGCAAAGACTTCGTCACCGTGGGTATTGGTTGCACCGGTGGGCATCACCGATCTGTCGCGGTGTCGGAAGAGATCGGTCGGCGGTTGAATGAGCGCGGCGATGTCGGCGTGTCCGTCATGCACCGCGACCTCAACCGGAACTAAACGCCACGCTAGGAAAGAGGAGATCACTCCCATGACCGAACATCGCGATGTTCTCAGCGTGGCTAGCTTAGGCGGCGGTCACGGCCTGCACCAGACATTGCTCGCCGCGCGCGAGATTGCGGGGGCACAGCTTGGCGACGGCTGCAGCCCCGAGACCTGCCGCGTCAACGCGATCGTCACCGTCGCCGACGACGGCGGCTCCTCGGGTCGCCTGCGCCGCGAATTGTCCATTGTGCCGCCGGGCGACCTGCGCATGGCGATGGCCGCGCTGACACCGCCCACCGAAGAAGGCGCAGTGTGGAAGAAGGTGCTGCAGCATCGTTTCGGCGGAAACGGCGCCATGGCGGGGCACGCCGTGGGCAACCTGATGATCGCCGGCATGACCGAAGCCTCCGACGACATTCAGCTCGCCTTGGACACCGTGGGGTCATGGACAGACAGCACTGGGCGCGTTCTGCCGGTTGCGCTGCAGCCGCTCGACATCGAGGCTGAGGTCGCCGGGCTTGACGACGACTTCCGTGTCCTCCGCGCCGTGCGCGGGCAGGTGGCTGTGGCGACGACACCGGGCTCCGTCAGGCGTGTGCGCTTGATCCCAGAGGAGCCTGCGGCGAACCCTGCCGCGATCGACGCCATCATGAGCGCCGACGTGGTCACCATTGGTCCAGGCTCGTGGTTCTCGTCGGTGATCCCGCACCTGCTGGTTCCGGAGATCGTCGAGGCGCTACGCAATACTCCAGCCAAGGTCGTCGTCATCCTCAACCTGTCGCCGGAGCAGGGGGAGACCCCTGGCTTCACCACCGAACGCCACATCCATGTGTTCAACCAGCACGCCCCGGAGTTAAAGGTGGACTACTTCCTCGCCGACTCCAATATTCAGCTCTCGCCAGGAGAGCGTTCCTACCTTGAACGGGCGGCAGAAGGCGCCGGTGCTGCGATCACTTTCGCCGACATGTGTGAGCGCGACGAGGAAAACCAGTGCACGAACAGGCACGATCCGGAGAAACTTGCAGCTGCCATCACTTCGCTGCTGCGCGGAAACTAAGCTTTTGGGGAGATTGTCCCCATCCGACACGAAGAGAGGCGACACGGTGGCATTGACAGCACAGGTCAAAGATGAGCTGTTGGGTGTGAACCCCTCCAGCACTGACGCGCGCATTGCCGAAGCAACCGCGATGCTGCGCGTCGCCGGAGAATTCGACCAGGGGCTGCGCGGCATTGAGTTGCGCGCCGATTTCGCGGAACGCTCCGTCGCCGACCACTTGGCCGCCACCATCCGCGACGTGTGTGACGTGAAAGTCGACGTGACGTCCTCTTCGCCGGGGAGCCAATCCCGCGACGTGCGCTACGAGGTCAAGGTCACCGACGGTGCCCGCGATGTCATCCGCCGCTTCCGATTGGTCACCGCATCCGGACACCCCGTGGTGGGCTTACCGCGCCACATCATCTCCGGCACCATCGCAGAGGTGGAAGCAGCGTGGCGCGGGGCCTTCCTGGCGCGCGGCTCGCTCACCGAACCCGGCCGCACCTCAGCGCTGGAGGTCGTCTGCCCGCGCCAGGAGACAGCACTGGCGCTGGTGGGGCTCGCCCGCCGCCTGTCCGTCGCTGCGAAGACGAAGGAGACGCGCGGCACCGAGCGCGTCTATCTGCGCGACGGCGACGCGATCGGGATTCTGCTCTCCCGCATGGGCGCACCCCGCGTGCGCCTCGAGTGGGACGAGAAGCGCAAGAAGCGCCAAGCGAAGCAGTCCGCTAGCCACCACGCCAATTTCGACGACGCGAACCAGCGCCGTTCAGCCCAAGCTGCCGCAGCCGCGGCTGCCCGCGTCGACCGAGCGATGTCGATCCTCGGCGACGACGTGCCGGAACACCTTGCCGACGCTGGCTATCTACGCGTCAAACACCGTCACGCGTCGCTGGAGGAACTCGGCCGTCTCGCGGACCCGCAGATGACCAAAGATGCTGTCGCCGGCCGCATCCGCCGCCTGCTGTCGTTGGCCGACAAGCGGGCGAAAGAGCTGGGGATTCCCGACACAAATGCCGCCGTCGCTGAGGACAGTTAGAGCCGCGGAAAAGCACCTGCAGGGGTGCCTGCAATTCTCTACACTTGGGTGATGAGGGCACGACGTGCCACGACACCAATCCGATAAAAGGAGAAATTCAGTGACCACCCGCATCGGCATTAACGGTTTCGGCCGCATCGGCCGCTCCGCATTCCGCATCATCCTGGAAAACTACGCGGACGAGCTCGAGGTTGTGAAGATCAACGATCTGACTGACAACGAGACCCTGGCTCACCTGATCAAGTACGACACCGCGTACGGCCAGCTCGGCCACGAGGTCGAGTACGACGACAACTCCCTGACCATCGGCGGCAAGCGCATTGAGGTCACCGCTGAGAAGGACCCGGCGAACCTGGCATGGGGCGACGCTAACGTCGACATCGTCCTGGAATCCACTGGTATCTTCACCGACGGCGAGAAGGCGCAGGCACACATCGATGCTGGCGCCAAGAAGGTCATCATCTCCGCACCGGGCAAGAACGTCGACGGCACCTACGTGTGGGGTGTGAACCACACCGACTACAACGCTGACTCCAAGATCATCTCCGCCGCATCCTGCACCACCAACTCCCTGGCTCCGGTTGCCAAGGTGCTCAACGATGCATTCGGCATCCAGAACGGTCTGATGACCACCATCCACGCCTACACCGGCGACCAGCGCCTGCAGGACGCTCCGCACAAGGACCTGCGCCGCGCCCGCGCTGCTGCCCAGAACATCGTTCCGACCACCACCGGTGCGGCGAAGGCTGTCGCTCTGGTTCTGCCGGAGCTGGAGGGCAAGCTCGACGGCTTCGCAATGCGTGTGCCGACCATCACTGGTTCCGCCACCGACCTGACCGTCAACGTTGGCCGCGACGTCACGGTCGACGAGGTCAATGAGGCTGTCAAGAACGCTGTCCAGGACCCGGAGTTCGGCCGTGCACTGGAGTACACCGAGGACCCGATCGTCTCCTCCGACATCATCGGCAACTCCCACGGCGCCATCTTCGACGCTGGCATGACCCGCGTGATCGACGGCAACCTGGTGAAGATCATCTCGTGGTACGACAACGAGTACTCCTACACCTCCCAGTACATCCGCATGACCAAGCACGTCGCTGACAACCTCTAAGCAGGGGCGCGCACCCCGTGCGTCCCTAGCTTGAAGCCCGGGGGAGTGCTCACTCCTTCCCGGGCTTTCACTTACGCTGACACACTTTCAAGGAGATCAAAACCATGGCTGTACGTTCCATCGATGAGCTGCTCAAGGAGGGCGTCGACGGCCGCCACGTGCTCGTGCGCTCCGATTTCAACGTCCCGCTCGACGACGACGGCAACATCACCGACGCAGGGCGTATCGACGCATCTCTGCCCACCATCCAGGCGCTTATCGACGGTGGCGCCAAGGTCATCCTCACCGCCCACCTGGGCCGCCCGAAGGGTGAGGTGAACCCGAAGTACTCCCTCAAGCCGGTCGCTGAGGCTTTGTCCGAGCGCCTGGGCCAGTACGTCGCACTCGCATCTGATGTGACGGGCGAGGACGCGCATGAGCGTGCCAACGGCCTGTCCGAGGGCGATGTGCTGCTCGTCGAGAACGTGCGCTTCGATGCCCGCGAAACCTCCAAGGATGAGTCTGAGCGTGAGAGCTTCGCCGACGAGCTCGCAGCTCTCGCTGCTGATGACGGTGCGTTTGTTTCCGACGGTTTCGGTGTGGTGCACCGCG from Corynebacterium genitalium ATCC 33030 harbors:
- the ribD gene encoding bifunctional diaminohydroxyphosphoribosylaminopyrimidine deaminase/5-amino-6-(5-phosphoribosylamino)uracil reductase RibD, translating into MRHYTHTFTEQEETALWEALDAGAEVRGTTSPNPPVGCVIYREVEPVIVDDWDQAEPEIIATGGTEPAGGRHAEIVALDAAREKVGDDGLRGACMLVTLEPCNHTGRTGPCAEAIVAAGIAKVVYIEPDPNPEASGGAEYLRRHGVEVHHKTYDVTGLAPWLTAVRHGRVSVTAKFAATLDGFVAAPDGSSQWITGPITREWVHEDRSRVDAIIIGTGTALADNPSLTARKADGSLAERQPRRVVVGTREVPEGNLTRLGFERYATPQEALDALWETGARHVIVEGGPTLMRSVFELGVVDAIHAYVAPMLFGAGRSMIDGPLVGTLAQAQRYEIDYVDYTSNDDVLIALRRCEECEEEET
- a CDS encoding riboflavin synthase produces the protein MFTGLVEEVGSVEKLERLDEAVRLTVRGPKVTADAQPGDSIAVDGVCLTVVEAAGDVFTADVMQETLNRSRLGSYEVGSNVNLERALAAGARMGGHIVQGHVDGVGELISRESSEHWDVLRFSLPEQLTRYIVEKGSIALNGTSLTVSAVSADYVEVSLIPTTLAETTFGELAVGEPVNMEVDVVAKYVEKMVAGYH
- a CDS encoding bifunctional 3,4-dihydroxy-2-butanone-4-phosphate synthase/GTP cyclohydrolase II; amino-acid sequence: MSDTLRLDSIDHAVAAIARGGAVVVVDDEDRENEGDLIFAADHATPELVAFMVRYSSGYICVSMEDSRASELNLPPMVAQNEDARGTAYAVTVDAATGTTGISARSRAETIRRLADPNCGPEAFTRPGHIVPLRARAGGVLARDGHTEAAVDLSRTAGCAPVGVLCEIVSEDDPTDMARGPELRRFADEHGLPMISIAQLIKYRRRTEPMVERAATTTLPTDYGVFTAYGYRALVDGTEHVALVVGDVTEAGGDDEVLVRVHSECLTGDAFSSTRCDCGPQLHESMRRIQAAGRGVIVYVRGHEGRGIGLVAKLQAYRLQDDGLDTVDANLEQGLPIDAREYSVAGHILADLGVASAEVLSNNPDKVEALSGFGPVIAGRTRIEIAPSHDNIYYLRTKRDRMGHDLPLVTEWERTHGV
- the ribH gene encoding 6,7-dimethyl-8-ribityllumazine synthase, encoding MATTGAPQLAQLNAEGMSVAVVVTEWNAGIVDKLRDRAVTAAGDAGAKVEVFSVAGALELPVVVQACAKRFDAVVALGCVIRGETAHFDYVCDSVTEGLTRVALDEEVPVGNGVLTVDNEQQALDRAGGKGAKEDKGAEAVAAALGAAKTLAQVRTFPLLARD
- a CDS encoding PH domain-containing protein, whose product is MSPDTSSDSPEMTSPDKRAPLSDEELAYFNALDPHAVTSTKPWEFEATSPALKRIAVIAIVVIMAVHIFMGAVVDIEFTGAAITTLDKLAFPGIGLILSAFTWWGLSRPRVRANEDGVEVRNIIGTRFYPWVVIYGLAFPRGSRMARLELPEFEYVPLWAIQSADKERAVAAVKDFRELEAQYMPED
- the uvrC gene encoding excinuclease ABC subunit UvrC → MANPESYRPAPGTIPTDPGVYKFRDGAGRVVYVGKAKNLRSRLNNYFQPPQTLHPRTRQMVFTAAKVEWTVVASEVEALQLEYTWIKRYDPWFNVMYRDDKTYPMLAVSVGEKYPRAFFYRGPRRKGVRYFGPFSHAWAVRETLDLLTRVFPIRTCSNGVYNRHEQLGRPCLLGYIDKCSAPCVSRVSEPEYDDIVNGFMGFMSGRTDAVVKGLTSQMMEASENLEFEKAARLRDDLGAVNKVMEKQTVVLSIDTDADVIAFDTDELEAAVQIFTVRDGRIRSQRGWVVEKTGDEPGSMERLDEGQDDPALPVLMQNFLVQYYSDAVERMEQEQAEDERLAAKKVRRRGVDQESRAQVKPPMPVPREILVEVMPAEAEETQALLEKLRGGPVSFRVPQRGDKKSLMETVHRNAKESLRQHKLKRVGDLTARSQALQDIQDALMMDEAPLRIECTDISHIQGTDVVASLVVFEDGLPKKADYRRYRIKEAAGDGRSDDVGSIAEVTRRRFKRHNEDKLANPEESDQVFDDEEDSAVESTGNKRFAYPPQLFIVDGGKPQVNAAQAVFDELGIVDVTLIGLAKRLEEVWVPDDDEPLILPRNSEGMYLLQQIRDEAHRFAITYHRQQRSKRMRASALDGIPGLGPARRSDLVKHFGSVKKLKAASAEEIEEVPGIGPKLAETVWQHLRKDPSSSE
- the rapZ gene encoding RNase adapter RapZ; its protein translation is MVSMASELRPVIITGMSGGGLSSAARVFEDKGYFVSQNLPPQLIIELMDLAAEKSSPVDKLAVVTDVRARIFKGSLMDVIDKAHERGYNPFVLFLEARDDVLIKRFDSVRRTHPLQDDNPLHVGITRERAELARVRQAADVIIDSSNLSIHDLRRAIEASVGDLDSTKQHVTIESFGFKHGSPRDADLVFDVRFLPNPYWIEELRDFRGIDAPVSDYVLSRPGADEFVDGVVNLLSSMMAGYKHEGKDFVTVGIGCTGGHHRSVAVSEEIGRRLNERGDVGVSVMHRDLNRN
- a CDS encoding gluconeogenesis factor YvcK family protein; this translates as MTEHRDVLSVASLGGGHGLHQTLLAAREIAGAQLGDGCSPETCRVNAIVTVADDGGSSGRLRRELSIVPPGDLRMAMAALTPPTEEGAVWKKVLQHRFGGNGAMAGHAVGNLMIAGMTEASDDIQLALDTVGSWTDSTGRVLPVALQPLDIEAEVAGLDDDFRVLRAVRGQVAVATTPGSVRRVRLIPEEPAANPAAIDAIMSADVVTIGPGSWFSSVIPHLLVPEIVEALRNTPAKVVVILNLSPEQGETPGFTTERHIHVFNQHAPELKVDYFLADSNIQLSPGERSYLERAAEGAGAAITFADMCERDEENQCTNRHDPEKLAAAITSLLRGN
- the whiA gene encoding DNA-binding protein WhiA, which translates into the protein MALTAQVKDELLGVNPSSTDARIAEATAMLRVAGEFDQGLRGIELRADFAERSVADHLAATIRDVCDVKVDVTSSSPGSQSRDVRYEVKVTDGARDVIRRFRLVTASGHPVVGLPRHIISGTIAEVEAAWRGAFLARGSLTEPGRTSALEVVCPRQETALALVGLARRLSVAAKTKETRGTERVYLRDGDAIGILLSRMGAPRVRLEWDEKRKKRQAKQSASHHANFDDANQRRSAQAAAAAAARVDRAMSILGDDVPEHLADAGYLRVKHRHASLEELGRLADPQMTKDAVAGRIRRLLSLADKRAKELGIPDTNAAVAEDS
- the gap gene encoding type I glyceraldehyde-3-phosphate dehydrogenase, encoding MTTRIGINGFGRIGRSAFRIILENYADELEVVKINDLTDNETLAHLIKYDTAYGQLGHEVEYDDNSLTIGGKRIEVTAEKDPANLAWGDANVDIVLESTGIFTDGEKAQAHIDAGAKKVIISAPGKNVDGTYVWGVNHTDYNADSKIISAASCTTNSLAPVAKVLNDAFGIQNGLMTTIHAYTGDQRLQDAPHKDLRRARAAAQNIVPTTTGAAKAVALVLPELEGKLDGFAMRVPTITGSATDLTVNVGRDVTVDEVNEAVKNAVQDPEFGRALEYTEDPIVSSDIIGNSHGAIFDAGMTRVIDGNLVKIISWYDNEYSYTSQYIRMTKHVADNL